One window of the Bacteroidales bacterium genome contains the following:
- the kdpF gene encoding K(+)-transporting ATPase subunit F, with product MNATILLTTTQTFGANNSTGYVIGAVIALFILGYLFYSLFKPEKF from the coding sequence ATGAATGCAACAATTTTATTAACAACAACACAAACCTTTGGAGCAAATAATTCAACAGGTTATGTAATTGGAGCTGTTATAGCCCTATTTATACTAGGATACCTTTTTTACTCACTTTTTAAACCCGAAAAATTTTAA
- a CDS encoding KUP/HAK/KT family potassium transporter — MEKIKNGISNKVTIATLLVALGIIYGDIGTSPLYALRAVIGDRPIDINLVYGGVSCIFWTLVFQTTIKYIWLTLKADNDGEGGIFSLYALVRRYGKRLVIPTILGATALLADGIITPPISVASAIEGLGMVKGFENSILAGNNLTVGIVIAILSLLFFFQRFGTQVIGKIFGPVMTVWFSMLFIAGLSQLLHYPDVLRALSPHYAYNLLANYPNGFWLLGAVFLCTTGAEALYSDLGHCGIKNIRITWAFVKISLVINYLGQAAWVIHQGGGMLNGRNPFFEMIPLWFLLPSILIATAATIIASQALISGSYTLISEAMNLNFWPRIAVRQPSNTKGQIYIPSVNAILWGGCILMILYFRSSAHMEAAYGFSISIAMMMTTILLSYYLLYKIKWNRFLVYALLILFATIETSFFIANVVKIKERWMFLFFELFIFTTMYVWYYARKINNRFTKFIEINKYLSKIELLSEDQSIPKFSTHLIYLTKANSSQEIEEKIIKSIFGKKPKRADVYWFVHINRIEHPYTLTYDIIELLEGKLIKININVGFRIQPKTELYFKRIVQELIASNELSLYTRPDRSNKYNTELDFKFVVIHKYLSVENEFALREGLLLNSYFFLYKLGQSDEKAFGLDKSDVLVEHVPLVYQPVNKIELTRIKKY; from the coding sequence TTGGAAAAGATTAAAAATGGGATTAGCAACAAAGTAACTATTGCTACTCTATTAGTCGCTCTTGGAATCATTTACGGTGACATTGGAACAAGTCCCTTGTATGCATTAAGAGCTGTAATTGGGGATAGACCTATTGATATTAATCTAGTTTACGGGGGTGTATCTTGCATATTCTGGACTTTGGTCTTTCAAACCACAATAAAATATATTTGGCTAACCCTGAAAGCCGATAATGATGGTGAGGGTGGTATCTTCTCTTTATATGCTCTAGTTCGCAGGTATGGAAAGAGATTGGTTATTCCAACTATACTAGGAGCAACAGCATTATTAGCCGATGGAATTATTACACCTCCAATTTCCGTCGCATCAGCCATTGAAGGGTTAGGAATGGTTAAAGGTTTTGAAAACTCAATTCTTGCAGGAAATAATCTTACTGTTGGCATTGTAATAGCAATTCTCTCATTACTATTCTTCTTTCAACGATTTGGAACCCAAGTAATAGGAAAAATATTTGGCCCTGTAATGACCGTATGGTTCTCGATGCTCTTTATTGCAGGCCTTTCACAATTATTACACTATCCTGATGTATTAAGGGCTTTAAGTCCACACTATGCATATAATCTTCTAGCTAACTACCCCAACGGATTTTGGCTTTTAGGTGCAGTTTTTCTTTGCACTACTGGAGCTGAAGCTTTGTATTCTGACCTTGGACACTGTGGCATTAAAAATATCCGTATCACTTGGGCATTTGTAAAGATTAGCCTAGTGATTAACTATTTAGGACAGGCTGCATGGGTAATACATCAAGGTGGTGGAATGCTAAATGGGAGAAATCCTTTTTTCGAAATGATTCCTCTTTGGTTTTTATTACCAAGCATACTCATTGCTACAGCAGCCACCATCATTGCCTCTCAAGCATTGATTAGCGGAAGTTATACTTTAATTAGCGAAGCAATGAACCTTAATTTCTGGCCTAGAATAGCAGTAAGGCAACCATCAAATACCAAAGGACAAATTTACATTCCAAGTGTAAACGCCATACTTTGGGGTGGTTGTATTTTAATGATTTTATATTTTAGATCATCCGCTCACATGGAAGCTGCTTATGGTTTTTCAATTTCCATTGCTATGATGATGACCACCATACTTCTTAGTTACTATTTATTATACAAGATTAAGTGGAATCGATTCTTGGTATACGCTTTACTTATTCTGTTTGCTACAATTGAAACCTCCTTCTTCATTGCCAATGTTGTAAAAATAAAAGAGAGGTGGATGTTTTTATTTTTCGAACTATTTATATTCACAACCATGTATGTTTGGTACTATGCCCGGAAAATAAACAACCGATTTACCAAATTTATTGAGATTAATAAATATCTGTCTAAAATAGAGTTATTAAGTGAAGATCAGAGCATTCCTAAATTTTCAACACATTTAATCTATCTCACAAAAGCCAATTCTAGTCAAGAAATTGAGGAGAAAATTATAAAATCAATATTTGGAAAGAAGCCTAAAAGAGCGGATGTATATTGGTTCGTTCATATTAACCGAATAGAACATCCGTATACACTGACATATGATATTATTGAACTGCTAGAAGGGAAACTAATCAAGATAAACATTAATGTTGGTTTTCGAATCCAACCCAAAACCGAATTGTATTTTAAAAGGATTGTTCAGGAGCTAATAGCTAGCAATGAGCTGAGTCTGTATACCCGCCCCGATCGTTCTAACAAATACAACACTGAACTTGATTTTAAATTTGTTGTTATTCACAAATACCTTTCGGTAGAAAATGAATTTGCACTTCGCGAAGGGTTATTGTTGAATTCTTACTTTTTCTTATATAAACTTGGCCAAAGTGATGAAAAAGCATTTGGTTTGGATAAAAGTGACGTGCTTGTTGAACATGTTCCTTTGGTGTATCAGCCCGTTAATAAAATTGAATTAACGCGTATAAAAAAATATTAA